The Narcine bancroftii isolate sNarBan1 chromosome 6, sNarBan1.hap1, whole genome shotgun sequence genome window below encodes:
- the LOC138736778 gene encoding uncharacterized protein, with protein sequence MKKVQDNIKNLNRDINVLGQISEDQKELMVGVFKEVEKITTTLSGEIKAEGMVIGVKDEKCSTEEETRYDPPWEENRRKRLGREKNRHANLDIVRTKEKDVKQLNYGRKDYLRDERDQYTFDPETLEADRDSDSDEEESEQGGINKCMPRVKKEQKSPKLRYQCPLLITGRGTQKYVPWSRMDLESLMKKLPPLSNGASPWISCFERETCQEQLALADVRTIMIKLKAEGALKQIEKIVRSSKLGDEIEFNPLRNKFWEALRETFPTPYSLDALVTLQLKEGETAHEYFTRAWDLWETGTGERPDHSPLGRAHFRNGIINGLPATVQAKLRDIVGLETMSEDLWKRHLTHAIKRHRQSEHAKSESASQKEVDKTTDKLVRAIEHIGVKLAAQQIVPQVMGPVINPGPQVRNGWERQLGTMYRGEHAVCWYCQNPGHYQWNCPEAGRARGKRLPSMRGYRGRGVNLRGQARGRGGHIDGPQRIGGWQSDQQVQAPQCNDYIEEGAEFDY encoded by the coding sequence atgaaaaaggttcaggataacattaaaaacttaaacagagatattaatgtgctggggcagatcagtgaggatcaaaaagaattaatggtaggtgtatttaaggaagtggaaaagataactacaacactgtcaggagaaattaaagctgaaggaatggtaataggagtaaaggacgaaaagtgtagtacagaagaggaaacgagatacgatccaccatgggaggaaaatagaaggaaaagactcgggagggagaaaaatagacatgccaacctggacatagttaggacaaaagagaaagatgtgaaacaactaaactatggccgaaaagattatcttagagatgaacgtgaccaatatacctttgaccctgagacattggaagctgatagggacagtgacagtgacgaagaagagtcagaacaaggtgggataaataaatgcatgccaagagtaaagaaggagcagaaatccccaaaattgagatatcaatgcccattactgatcacgggacggggaactcaaaaatatgtaccctggtcacgaatggacttagagagtttaatgaaaaaactacctccgttgagtaatggggctagtccatggatttcttgttttgagcgagaaacctgccaagaacaattagcactcgcagatgtcagaactatcatgataaaattaaaggcagaaggggccctgaagcaaatagagaaaattgtaagaagcagtaaattgggggatgaaatagaatttaacccacttcggaataaattttgggaagcacttagagaaacatttcctacaccctatagtttggatgccttggtaacccttcaactaaaggaaggagagactgcacacgagtatttcactcgagcatgggacttatgggaaacagggactggagaaagacccgaccacagccccttaggaagggctcactttcgtaatgggataataaacggactacctgctacggttcaagcaaaattaagggacattgtgggattagagacaatgtcagaggatttgtggaaaagacacctgacacatgcaatcaaacgacatcgtcaatcagagcatgctaagtcagaaagtgcgtcccagaaggaggtggacaaaacaaccgataaattggtgagagctatagaacatataggggttaaattagcggcccaacagatagtcccacaggtcatggggccagtgataaatccgggaccccaagtaagaaatggttgggaaagacagctaggtacaatgtatagaggggaacatgcagtatgctggtactgccaaaatcctggacactaccagtggaactgtccggaggctgggagagcaaggggaaaaagattaccctctatgagaggctatcggggaagaggagtaaacttaagaggacaagcaaggggtaggggtggacacattgatgggccccagagaatcggggggtggcagagtgatcaacaagtccaggcacctcagtgtaatgactatattgaggaaggtgctgaatttgattattga